A single window of Nicotiana tomentosiformis chromosome 1, ASM39032v3, whole genome shotgun sequence DNA harbors:
- the LOC104086540 gene encoding histone deacetylase complex subunit SAP18-like isoform X1, with translation MAEVQRRGRPLPPPPARVPPGPPPLRMGPRVQPVDREKTCPLLLRVFTKIGGHHSDNDFAVRGKEPKDEVQIYTWMDATLRELTDLVKEVAPEARRRDASLSFAFVYPDKRGRFVVREVGRTYSYPNGRRPDSGSKSLSELKFQIGDYLDVAITFQ, from the exons ATGGCGGAAGTGCAGAGAAGGGGAAGACCGTTGCCTCCTCCTCCAGCGAGAGTCCCACCGGGTCCTCCTCCCCTCAGAATGGGCCCTCGGGTCCAACCCGTTGACCGTGAAAAG ACTTGTCCACTCTTGCTTCGCGTTTTCACCAAG ATTGGAGGCCATCATAGTGATAATGATTTTGCCGTGAGAGGCAAGGAACCTAAAGATGAGGTCCAGATCTATACATGGATGGATGCTACTCTGCGTGAATTAACTGATCTG GTTAAAGAGGTAGCTCCAGAAGCAAGACGAAGAGATGCAAGTTTGTCATTTGCTTTTGTGTATCCTGATAAACGAGGGCGGTTTGTGGTTAGAGAG GTGGGGAGAACGTACTCTTATCCAAATGGGAGACGACCTGATAGTGGCAGCAAAAGCTTGAGTGAACTAAAATTTCAG ATTGGAGATTACTTGGATGTGGCTATCACGTTCCAGTGA
- the LOC104086540 gene encoding histone deacetylase complex subunit SAP18-like isoform X2, whose protein sequence is MAEVQRRGRPLPPPPARVPPGPPPLRMGPRVQPVDREKIGGHHSDNDFAVRGKEPKDEVQIYTWMDATLRELTDLVKEVAPEARRRDASLSFAFVYPDKRGRFVVREVGRTYSYPNGRRPDSGSKSLSELKFQIGDYLDVAITFQ, encoded by the exons ATGGCGGAAGTGCAGAGAAGGGGAAGACCGTTGCCTCCTCCTCCAGCGAGAGTCCCACCGGGTCCTCCTCCCCTCAGAATGGGCCCTCGGGTCCAACCCGTTGACCGTGAAAAG ATTGGAGGCCATCATAGTGATAATGATTTTGCCGTGAGAGGCAAGGAACCTAAAGATGAGGTCCAGATCTATACATGGATGGATGCTACTCTGCGTGAATTAACTGATCTG GTTAAAGAGGTAGCTCCAGAAGCAAGACGAAGAGATGCAAGTTTGTCATTTGCTTTTGTGTATCCTGATAAACGAGGGCGGTTTGTGGTTAGAGAG GTGGGGAGAACGTACTCTTATCCAAATGGGAGACGACCTGATAGTGGCAGCAAAAGCTTGAGTGAACTAAAATTTCAG ATTGGAGATTACTTGGATGTGGCTATCACGTTCCAGTGA
- the LOC104086539 gene encoding polygalacturonate 4-alpha-galacturonosyltransferase-like, whose translation MALKRGSSGLGGSQRNRSTRSSSFPILVLIFCSFLAPLIFFVGRGLYTSIDHNDVSTTSSKQDLDWRERLALQQIKPLLTKEVIDIIKASTDDLGPLSLDSFRKNNLSASWRFVGQEIVDKHNVADVEVNKPSPIAADSKPEITRGKQHNPVKGDNSQFLDSPAKLARRQLRERKREKRAADLLKRDDDVTVKLENAAIERSKSVDSSVLGKYSIWRKENDNENTDSTVRLMRDQMIMARVYISIATMKKKLDLAHELQTRLKESQRVLGDAGSDADLTRSAHEKMKVMGQVLSKAREQLYDCKLVTTKLRAMLQSADEQVRSLKRQSTFLSQLAAKTIPNGIHCLSMRLTIDYYLLPPLKRKFPRGENLENPDLFHYALFSDNVLAASVVVNSTIVNAKEPEKHVFHLVTDKLNFGAMNMWFLLNPPGKATIHVENVDEFKWLNSSYCPVLRQLESAAMKEYYFKAAHPNTLSAGSSNLKYRNPKYLSMLNHLRFYLPQVYPKLNKILFLDDDIVVQKDLTGLWSVDLHGKVNGAVETCGQSFHRFDKYLNFSNPHIARNFDPNACGWAYGMNMFDLKEWKKRDITGIYHKWQNMNEDRVLWKLGTLPPGLITFYGLTHPLEKSWHVLGLGYNPSIDRSEIENAAVIHYNGNMKPWLELAMTKYRSYWTKYIKFDHPYIRSCKLSE comes from the exons ATGGCATTGAAGAGGGGATCATCAGGTTTAGGAGGCAGCCAAAGGAACAGAAGCACTAGATCTAGTAGCTTCCCTATTTTGGTTCTAATCTTCTGTTCATTCCTTGCTCCTTTGATTTTCTTTGTCGGCCGTGGCCTCTACACCTCGATTG ATCATAATGATGTTTCCACCACTTCAAGTAAACAG GATTTAGACTGGAGAGAGAGGCTTGCTCTGCAACAAATAAAACCCTTACTAACAAAAGAG GTGATTGATATCATTAAAGCCAGTACAGATGATTTAGGACCTCTCAGTCTTGATTCTTTTAGAAAGAACAATTTGTCTGCCTCATGGAGATTTGTCGGGCAAGAAATCGTGGATAAGCACAATGTAGCTGATGTAGAG GTAAATAAGCCAAGTCCAATAGCTGCAGATTCCAAACCAGAAATCACCAGAGGCAAACAGCATAATCCTGTTAAAG GGGATAATTCCCAGTTTCTGGATTCACCCGCTAAGTTGGCCAGAAGG CAACTGCGAGAGAGAAAACGTGAAAAGCGTGCTGCTGATTTACTCAAACGAGATGATGATGTGACTGTGAAGCTTGAAAATGCTGCCATCGAGCGCTCCAAGTCAGTTGACTCTTCTGTGCTGGGGAAGTACAGTATATGGAGGAAAGAAAACGATAATGAGAACACTGATTCAACAGTACGCTTGATGCGAGATCAAATGATTATGGCAAGGGTGTACATAAGCATAGCTACAATGAAAAAGAAGCTTGACCTGGCCCACGAGTTACAGACTCGGCTTAAAGAAAGTCAGCGTGTGTTAGGTGATGCAGGCTCTGATGCTGATCTAACACGCAg TGCACATGAGAAAATGAAAGTTATGGGCCAGGTGCTATCTAAAGCTAGAGAGCAGCTCTATGACTGCAAGCTTGTGACAACGAAACTGAGAGCAATGCTGCAATCTGCTGATGAGCAAGTCAGAAGTTTGAAGAGGCAGAGCACTTTTTTGAGCCAATTAGCGGCAAAGACTATACCTAATGGGATCCACTGCCTGTCCATGCGTTTGACCATTGACTATTACCTCCTTCCTCCTTTAAAAAGAAAGTTCCCTAGAGGCGAAAATCTGGAAAATCCTGATCTCTTCCATTATGCGCTATTTTCGGATAATGTTTTGGCTGCTTCAGTTGTTGTCAACTCAACTATTGTGAATGCTAAG GAACCAGAGAAACATGTATTTCATCTAGTCACTGATAAATTGAACTTTGGAGCTATGAACATGTGGTTTTTGTTGAATCCTCCTGGAAAAGCTACAATCCATGTTGAAAATGTTGATGAGTTCAAGTGGCTTAATTCTTCATATTGTCCTGTTCTGCGGCAGCTTGAATCTGCTGCTATGAAGGAGTACTATTTCAAGGCAGCTCATCCCAACACCCTATCTGCTGGTTCTTCTAATTTGAAGTACCGGAACCCCAAATATCTTTCAATGCTCAATCACCTAAGGTTTTATCTCCCTCAGGTTTATCCGAAATTGAATAAGATCCTTTTTCTTGATGATGACATTGTTGTTCAGAAAGACTTGACAGGATTGTGGTCAGTTGACCTTCATGGGAAAGTGAATGGTGCAGTTGAAACCTGTGGTCAGAGTTTTCACCGTTTTGACAAGTACCTAAACTTCTCAAATCCTCATATTGCTAGAAACTTTGATCCAAATGCCTGTGGGTGGGCATATGGGATGAACATGTTTGATCTTAAGGAGTGGAAGAAGAGAGATATAACTGGCATTTATCACAAGTGGCAAAACATG AATGAAGACAGGGTCCTCTGGAAGCTGGGAACTCTACCTCCAGGGCTGATCACATTTTATGGGCTTACACATCCGCTAGAGAAGTCGTGGCATGTGCTAGGTTTGGGATACAATCCAAGCATTGACCGGTCAGAAATTGAGAATGCAGCTGTGATACATTACAATGGTAACATGAAACCATGGCTAGAGTTGGCAATGACAAAGTACAGATCATACTGGACCAAGTATATAAAGTTTGACCATCCATACATTCGCAGCTGTAAACTAAGTGAATGA